One window of the Thermococcus sp. P6 genome contains the following:
- a CDS encoding signal recognition particle protein Srp54, giving the protein MALEKLGKALNNALRKLARSGAADEAVVKEVIRDIQRALIQADVNVRLVLQLTKTIERRALEEKPPAGASKKEHIIQIVYEELTKFLGNEARPLEVKAKPTILLTVGIQGSGKTTSVAKLARHLQKRGYKVGVVCSDTWRPGAYFQLKQLVEPFGIEVFGDPEEKDAVKLAREGVEHFKARGVDVIIVDSAGRHREERGLIEEMRMISEAIKPHEVILVIDGTIGQQAYNQALAFKEATPIGSIIVTKLDGSAKGGGALSAVAATGAPIKFIGVGERIDDIEPFDPKRFVSRLLGMGDIEGLLQKLEELQKGQELKEEDIDKFLKGRFNLKDMYAQLEAMQKMGPLKQVLQMIPGLGYSLPEDAVKVGEEKLKRYRVIMDSMTEEELENPEVINYSRIKRIARGSGTSTREVRELLQQYNQMKRTFKSLDKRKLSKMMKKFNFGGLGI; this is encoded by the coding sequence ATGGCGCTGGAAAAACTCGGAAAGGCTCTCAACAACGCCCTCAGAAAGCTCGCCCGTTCGGGCGCCGCCGATGAGGCCGTGGTTAAGGAAGTCATAAGGGACATCCAGAGGGCCCTCATTCAGGCGGACGTTAACGTGAGACTGGTCCTCCAGCTGACGAAGACCATAGAGAGGAGGGCACTTGAGGAGAAACCCCCGGCGGGAGCATCGAAGAAGGAGCATATCATCCAGATAGTTTATGAGGAGCTCACGAAGTTCCTTGGAAATGAAGCAAGGCCACTCGAGGTGAAGGCAAAACCCACGATCCTGCTGACGGTTGGCATTCAGGGATCGGGCAAGACCACGAGCGTGGCCAAACTGGCAAGGCATCTCCAGAAGAGGGGTTACAAAGTTGGAGTAGTGTGCTCGGATACGTGGCGTCCCGGCGCTTACTTCCAGCTAAAACAGCTCGTCGAGCCCTTCGGAATAGAGGTCTTCGGCGACCCCGAGGAGAAAGATGCCGTGAAGCTCGCCCGTGAGGGCGTCGAGCACTTCAAAGCCAGAGGTGTGGACGTCATAATAGTGGACTCCGCCGGAAGGCACAGGGAGGAGAGGGGCCTCATTGAAGAGATGAGAATGATAAGCGAGGCCATAAAACCGCACGAGGTAATCCTCGTTATCGATGGAACGATCGGCCAGCAGGCCTACAATCAGGCGCTGGCGTTTAAAGAGGCCACCCCAATAGGATCCATCATCGTCACGAAGCTCGATGGTTCCGCCAAGGGTGGTGGGGCCCTTTCAGCCGTCGCTGCCACCGGAGCTCCAATAAAGTTCATAGGCGTTGGTGAGAGGATAGACGACATAGAGCCCTTCGATCCCAAACGCTTCGTCTCCCGGCTCCTCGGAATGGGGGACATAGAGGGACTGCTTCAAAAGCTCGAGGAACTCCAGAAGGGACAGGAACTCAAGGAGGAGGACATCGATAAATTCCTGAAGGGCAGGTTCAACCTGAAGGACATGTACGCCCAGCTCGAGGCCATGCAAAAGATGGGACCGCTGAAGCAGGTTCTCCAGATGATCCCCGGTCTGGGTTACTCCCTTCCCGAGGATGCCGTCAAAGTCGGCGAGGAGAAGCTGAAAAGGTACAGGGTGATAATGGACTCAATGACCGAGGAAGAGCTCGAGAACCCCGAAGTAATCAACTATTCAAGGATAAAGCGAATCGCAAGGGGTTCAGGAACCAGCACCCGCGAGGTCAGGGAACTTCTCCAGCAGTACAACCAGATGAAGAGAACCTTTAAGAGCCTCGACAAAAGAAAGCTTTCCAAGATGATGAAGAAGTTCAACTTCGGGGGGCTGGGGATATGA
- a CDS encoding Lrp/AsnC family transcriptional regulator, translated as MITVLVLVVVRPGTEEKVYNALKNDRRVKEIYRVYGEYDIILKAEVKDIRELDLFHDEVLRKVRDIEMTETLIASPYGG; from the coding sequence ATGATAACCGTTCTGGTGCTGGTCGTCGTAAGGCCGGGAACGGAGGAGAAGGTTTACAACGCCCTGAAGAACGACAGAAGGGTGAAGGAGATCTACCGCGTCTACGGAGAGTACGACATCATCCTAAAGGCGGAGGTTAAGGACATCCGGGAGCTGGACCTGTTCCACGACGAGGTGCTCAGGAAGGTTAGGGACATAGAAATGACGGAAACCCTGATAGCCAGCCCTTACGGGGGGTAG
- a CDS encoding YkgJ family cysteine cluster protein, with translation MEKRWVARINLDTLEIDYDPSFKFKCVENCGKCCRDLEVPLRDEDIEEIEALGYSAWEFVDYEKMFYRGDRFLSYALKKRPFDGGCVFLDPETMKCRIYEKRPLACRLYPFIFVKKGNLMEVYVKRDSFCPGIDHPEGESIDRILLRDYRDVIETYRRKAVKDRG, from the coding sequence TTGGAAAAGAGATGGGTGGCGAGGATTAACCTCGACACCCTCGAGATCGATTACGACCCCTCCTTTAAATTTAAGTGCGTTGAGAACTGCGGAAAGTGCTGCCGGGATCTTGAGGTACCCCTGAGGGACGAGGACATAGAGGAGATAGAGGCCCTCGGGTACAGCGCATGGGAGTTCGTTGATTACGAAAAGATGTTCTACAGGGGCGACAGGTTCCTGAGTTATGCCCTGAAAAAGCGTCCCTTCGACGGAGGCTGCGTTTTCCTCGACCCCGAAACGATGAAGTGCCGGATATACGAGAAAAGGCCCCTCGCGTGCAGGCTGTACCCTTTCATCTTCGTTAAGAAGGGGAATCTCATGGAAGTGTACGTTAAGAGGGACTCCTTCTGCCCCGGTATAGACCATCCGGAGGGAGAGAGCATCGACAGGATACTCCTTCGCGATTACCGGGACGTTATAGAGACCTACCGTAGGAAGGCTGTAAAGGATCGCGGGTAA
- a CDS encoding phosphoribosyltransferase family protein, which yields MSQLKSVQEKLKLIRVLRLLKKTYTYEELSRMTGLPITVLNRYVRGKVLPSAERTRKLLELLTPYIKIEEEVRKRIKFDEHGFFDNMPVLGDTTLMGLIAEKVASDYLDRGVDKVLTAATDGIALGVHIARELGVDIVYAKKKKEVGVEKFYEVSYVPSASGSVTTLYLPQWALRKGENVLIVDDVIRSGETQKALIEICKRAGAKPAGMFFLISVGDVIDRLKKEYSVPVESLITLE from the coding sequence ATGAGCCAGCTAAAGTCGGTTCAGGAGAAGCTCAAGCTGATCAGGGTGCTCAGACTCCTCAAAAAGACCTACACCTACGAAGAGCTGTCGAGAATGACAGGCCTTCCGATAACGGTGCTCAACAGGTACGTAAGGGGGAAGGTTCTTCCGAGTGCCGAGAGGACGCGGAAACTCCTTGAGCTGCTCACGCCCTACATCAAAATCGAGGAGGAGGTCAGAAAGAGGATAAAGTTCGATGAGCACGGCTTCTTCGACAACATGCCCGTGCTGGGCGACACGACCCTCATGGGCCTCATAGCCGAGAAGGTGGCGAGCGATTACCTCGATAGGGGCGTGGATAAGGTCCTGACCGCTGCCACCGACGGAATAGCCCTCGGCGTCCACATTGCCAGAGAACTCGGCGTTGATATTGTCTACGCCAAGAAGAAGAAGGAAGTAGGGGTGGAGAAGTTCTACGAGGTCAGCTACGTTCCAAGCGCCTCGGGAAGCGTTACAACGCTCTACCTCCCGCAGTGGGCCCTCAGAAAGGGGGAGAACGTTCTCATAGTGGATGACGTCATAAGGAGCGGTGAGACCCAGAAGGCCCTGATTGAGATATGCAAAAGGGCCGGGGCGAAACCCGCGGGCATGTTCTTCCTGATAAGCGTCGGCGATGTAATCGACCGCCTCAAGAAGGAGTACAGCGTTCCGGTAGAGAGTCTCATAACTCTGGAGTGA
- a CDS encoding Lrp/AsnC family transcriptional regulator, whose amino-acid sequence MVDELDVRILSLLQENARLSYREIARELDVAVGTVYNRIRRMEEEGILRGFAPVLDYEKLGFGLTAVIGIKAQGRKITEIEREIARNDRAVVVYDITGEFDILVVAKFRDRADMNRFVKWLLSLEGVEKTNTSVAMQVVKEDWRLKLTED is encoded by the coding sequence ATGGTGGACGAGCTGGACGTTAGGATACTCTCCCTCCTTCAGGAGAACGCCCGACTGTCCTACCGCGAGATAGCGCGCGAGCTCGATGTGGCGGTGGGGACCGTGTACAACCGGATCAGGAGGATGGAAGAGGAGGGAATACTCAGGGGCTTCGCGCCGGTTCTCGACTACGAGAAGCTTGGCTTTGGACTCACCGCGGTGATAGGAATCAAGGCGCAGGGAAGGAAGATAACCGAAATAGAGCGTGAGATAGCCCGGAACGACAGGGCCGTTGTGGTTTACGACATCACGGGGGAGTTCGACATCCTCGTGGTGGCGAAGTTCAGGGACAGGGCCGACATGAACCGTTTCGTTAAGTGGCTCCTCTCCCTCGAGGGGGTCGAGAAGACCAACACGAGCGTGGCCATGCAGGTGGTCAAGGAGGACTGGAGGCTTAAACTAACGGAGGACTAA
- a CDS encoding radical SAM protein, with translation MARIVLSTDETLTSTYHNVPLLDFLGCAPVEKMPGWVYHILDSQLPDENGILSEAPYGLRKVEAALLTQGFGRDEVVVAHPRAIEQFIDDKTTIVALYEMDPMGLGPVSMMFTNGGRWTNYTKLKFLQLVRRINSIRDRKGYNFKLVVGGPGAWQIDFKGREGLKIDHVVIGEVDHVAGDIFREIESGSADRTIQVKGWPRVDEIPTIVAPSYKGLVEVMRGCGRGCRFCEPNLRVARYIPLEKIEEEIRLNTKAGIDHAWLHSEDIFLYKVEDKRNFYPNAEAVIELFEMARRYTRNVNPTHGAVAGALANPGMVETISRIVGANERHWIGIQVGFETASPRLIGLYMNNKMKPFSPEEWPWVLLNGTYVLNRNYWFPAYTTILGLPGEDEEDEIMTARLILTMERELEEKLGNRAHFSVTPLAFVPMGMLKGRDFFDVEGMMTEGRFLHLYYAWRHLYKEVTNGLPMVMRGNPFLIPFYPLARLGARLVVRYLRKWGIKHGFNPDKRLEPLDIRIEKEEQGWYPASPVEAY, from the coding sequence ATGGCGAGGATCGTGTTGAGCACAGATGAAACGCTGACGAGCACCTATCACAACGTTCCCCTCTTGGACTTCCTCGGCTGTGCTCCTGTGGAGAAGATGCCCGGGTGGGTCTATCACATCCTTGACTCCCAGCTTCCGGACGAAAACGGAATCCTGAGTGAAGCTCCCTACGGACTGAGAAAGGTGGAGGCGGCTTTACTCACCCAGGGGTTCGGGAGGGATGAGGTGGTCGTTGCCCATCCAAGAGCGATAGAGCAATTCATAGATGATAAGACAACCATCGTAGCGCTTTATGAGATGGATCCAATGGGACTCGGGCCGGTGAGCATGATGTTCACAAACGGCGGCAGGTGGACAAACTACACGAAGCTAAAGTTCCTTCAGCTGGTGCGGAGGATAAACTCGATCAGGGATAGAAAAGGCTACAATTTTAAGCTCGTCGTCGGTGGCCCGGGGGCCTGGCAGATTGACTTCAAAGGAAGGGAAGGGCTGAAGATTGACCATGTGGTGATCGGCGAGGTCGATCACGTTGCCGGAGATATCTTCAGGGAGATAGAGAGCGGAAGTGCGGACAGAACCATTCAGGTTAAGGGCTGGCCAAGGGTGGATGAGATCCCCACCATAGTCGCCCCATCTTACAAGGGTCTCGTTGAGGTGATGAGAGGATGTGGACGGGGCTGCAGGTTCTGTGAGCCCAACCTAAGGGTTGCCCGTTATATTCCCTTGGAAAAAATCGAAGAGGAGATAAGGCTGAACACGAAAGCGGGCATAGATCATGCATGGCTCCACAGCGAGGACATCTTCCTGTATAAAGTTGAAGATAAGCGGAACTTCTATCCAAATGCGGAAGCCGTTATTGAGCTCTTTGAGATGGCGAGGAGGTATACGAGGAACGTGAACCCGACCCACGGAGCTGTTGCCGGGGCACTGGCGAACCCCGGGATGGTGGAGACGATATCAAGAATAGTGGGGGCAAACGAGAGGCATTGGATCGGAATACAGGTGGGGTTTGAAACGGCTTCGCCGAGGTTAATCGGGCTTTACATGAACAACAAAATGAAGCCTTTCTCACCAGAGGAGTGGCCCTGGGTCCTGCTGAACGGAACTTACGTACTCAACAGGAACTACTGGTTCCCGGCTTATACCACCATACTGGGGCTCCCGGGGGAGGATGAGGAGGACGAGATAATGACGGCCCGGCTCATACTGACGATGGAGAGGGAACTGGAGGAAAAGCTCGGCAACAGGGCCCACTTTTCGGTAACTCCACTGGCGTTCGTTCCAATGGGAATGCTGAAAGGCAGGGACTTCTTCGACGTCGAGGGGATGATGACGGAGGGAAGGTTCCTGCACCTCTATTACGCGTGGAGGCACCTCTACAAAGAGGTGACGAACGGTCTGCCGATGGTCATGAGGGGGAATCCATTCTTAATTCCATTCTATCCGTTAGCAAGGCTTGGGGCAAGGCTCGTTGTTAGGTACCTGAGAAAATGGGGCATCAAACACGGATTTAACCCCGATAAAAGGCTCGAACCTCTGGATATCAGGATAGAAAAGGAGGAACAGGGATGGTACCCGGCTTCACCCGTGGAGGCTTATTAA
- a CDS encoding ATPase, translating into MPSVLIVGVLPYDSGKTTLATSLIEDAVERGIDIGVSKPVSAFNGWYQYEYLSKSVEAGLLMGEDAYRLHESAKSSESIEIESPVTVLLFPPDPEKVGWRSSSYIALTYQSQVTMIRVTSTTETKQYYVPENLRRLTRPLKEEVKKLVSVVNPEPLNTSEIDELLITSREKADECLNYIKRNHELTIVESYNNFAAPTKKSVDSDLVLAVAPSKVAIFKGEDYRRALEVVSSIKEPWRVVTEDLLPLLHPVEVVEFGPGKIEGLFERVLQVLD; encoded by the coding sequence ATGCCTTCCGTCTTAATAGTTGGTGTCCTCCCTTATGACTCAGGTAAAACAACTTTGGCAACTTCTCTAATTGAAGATGCAGTGGAGAGAGGGATTGATATTGGAGTTTCTAAGCCCGTGAGTGCCTTTAATGGTTGGTATCAATACGAGTATCTATCCAAGAGCGTTGAGGCCGGCCTTCTAATGGGCGAGGATGCCTATAGACTCCATGAATCGGCGAAAAGCTCTGAATCAATAGAAATTGAAAGCCCAGTGACCGTTCTTCTTTTTCCTCCAGATCCGGAAAAAGTTGGCTGGAGGAGCAGCAGTTACATAGCGCTCACATACCAAAGCCAGGTGACGATGATCAGAGTAACGAGTACCACTGAAACTAAGCAGTATTATGTTCCCGAAAACTTAAGGAGACTGACAAGACCGCTCAAGGAAGAGGTCAAAAAACTTGTCTCTGTGGTAAATCCAGAACCGCTAAATACCAGTGAAATAGATGAACTTCTAATAACGTCCCGTGAAAAGGCCGATGAATGCCTGAACTACATCAAGAGGAATCACGAGCTCACGATAGTGGAGTCCTATAACAACTTCGCGGCCCCGACTAAAAAGTCCGTTGATTCTGACTTGGTCCTTGCAGTTGCTCCAAGCAAGGTGGCGATCTTTAAAGGGGAAGACTACAGAAGGGCGCTGGAAGTTGTCTCGAGTATAAAAGAGCCATGGAGGGTGGTTACAGAAGATTTGCTACCCCTTCTGCACCCGGTGGAGGTCGTGGAATTCGGGCCCGGAAAAATCGAGGGCCTTTTTGAGAGGGTTCTTCAGGTTTTGGATTAG
- the udp gene encoding uridine phosphorylase: MGERFVSAERPQTEEGYQYHIACKPGDVSRYVLLPGDPERVPKISSLWDERKEIAFHREYRTHTGRYRGVRISATSTGIGGPSTAIAVEELAAIGADTFIRVGSTGAIQPGIEIGDLIIARAAVRLEGTSKQYVRVEYPAVADLEVTLALIEAAETMGVRYHVGITASTDSFYLGQGRPGLNGYFPSFARNIVDDLRVANVTNFEMEAATLYTLAGLYGLRAGCVCAVFANRITDEFGKAGEKEAAMVASEAVRILAEWDGEKERAGKKVWFPGLRGL; this comes from the coding sequence ATGGGAGAGAGGTTCGTTTCGGCCGAGAGGCCCCAGACCGAGGAGGGCTATCAGTACCACATAGCCTGCAAACCGGGGGACGTTTCGAGGTACGTCCTGTTGCCCGGCGATCCCGAGAGGGTTCCAAAGATAAGCTCCCTCTGGGACGAGAGGAAGGAGATAGCCTTCCACAGGGAGTACAGAACTCACACCGGGAGGTACAGGGGGGTTAGGATAAGCGCAACCTCAACCGGCATAGGAGGGCCTTCGACAGCCATAGCCGTTGAGGAGCTTGCCGCTATCGGCGCGGATACCTTCATAAGGGTGGGCTCGACGGGTGCCATACAGCCCGGGATAGAGATCGGTGACCTCATAATAGCCAGAGCCGCCGTCAGGCTTGAGGGAACCTCAAAGCAGTACGTCAGGGTGGAGTATCCGGCAGTTGCTGACCTTGAGGTTACCCTCGCCCTGATAGAGGCCGCCGAGACTATGGGGGTCAGGTACCACGTCGGCATAACGGCCTCCACCGACAGCTTCTACCTCGGTCAGGGAAGGCCGGGGTTAAACGGCTACTTCCCGAGCTTCGCAAGGAACATCGTGGACGATCTGAGGGTGGCCAACGTTACGAACTTCGAGATGGAGGCGGCCACCCTCTACACTCTGGCAGGTTTATACGGTCTGAGGGCAGGCTGCGTCTGTGCCGTCTTTGCCAACAGGATAACCGACGAGTTCGGAAAGGCGGGCGAGAAGGAAGCGGCTATGGTGGCCAGTGAGGCCGTTAGGATACTCGCCGAGTGGGACGGGGAGAAAGAGCGGGCCGGTAAGAAGGTCTGGTTCCCGGGACTCAGGGGGCTTTAA
- a CDS encoding MEMO1 family protein: protein MAGVRYPAVAGSFYPPDEELKEMLDRFFRDLGEEGSERRITAGVAPHAGYVFSGFTASRTYKAIFEDGLPETFVIFGPNHTGMGSPIAVYPSGKWRTPLGDVEVDSEMSMAIARLSGVADLDEMAHRYEHSIEVQLPFIQYLAEKSGKEIRIVPITLGIQDEEVSRDLGRAVFEASEELGRDVVVIASTDMMHYGPMYGYVPFRARGDDLPGRIKEWDFRVIRRVLDFDVEGTFRELREMNHTMCGPGGVGAAIVFSRLKGAVEAELLHYTTSYEISRSTDAIVGYASIVMRKA, encoded by the coding sequence ATGGCAGGGGTAAGGTATCCTGCGGTTGCCGGGAGCTTCTATCCCCCGGATGAGGAATTAAAGGAGATGCTGGACAGGTTCTTCAGGGATCTGGGTGAGGAGGGAAGCGAGAGAAGGATAACCGCCGGGGTGGCGCCACATGCGGGTTACGTCTTTTCGGGTTTCACGGCATCGAGAACCTACAAGGCGATCTTCGAGGACGGGCTTCCAGAGACGTTCGTGATCTTCGGGCCGAACCACACGGGCATGGGCTCGCCGATAGCGGTCTATCCCTCCGGGAAGTGGCGCACTCCCCTTGGAGACGTTGAGGTTGACTCCGAGATGTCCATGGCCATAGCGAGGCTCTCCGGAGTGGCGGATCTCGACGAGATGGCCCACAGGTACGAGCACTCGATAGAGGTGCAGCTTCCCTTTATCCAGTACCTTGCGGAGAAATCGGGGAAGGAGATCAGAATAGTTCCCATAACCCTTGGAATTCAGGACGAGGAGGTTTCCCGGGACCTCGGAAGGGCCGTGTTTGAGGCGAGCGAGGAGCTGGGCAGGGACGTTGTGGTGATAGCGAGCACCGACATGATGCACTACGGCCCGATGTACGGCTACGTGCCCTTCAGGGCGAGGGGGGACGATTTACCCGGCAGGATAAAGGAGTGGGACTTCAGGGTTATAAGGCGGGTCCTCGACTTCGACGTGGAGGGAACCTTCCGGGAGCTCCGTGAGATGAACCACACGATGTGCGGGCCCGGGGGGGTTGGAGCTGCAATAGTGTTTTCGAGATTAAAGGGAGCGGTTGAGGCGGAGCTCCTCCACTACACGACGAGCTACGAGATCAGCAGAAGTACAGATGCCATAGTCGGGTACGCGAGCATCGTCATGAGAAAGGCATGA
- a CDS encoding mevalonate kinase: MRVLASAPAKVILFGEHSVVYGKPAIAAAIDLRTYVRAGFNENGAIKIEARDIKVPGLTVSFSENEIYFESDYGKAAEVLSYVRQAIELVREEADKRKGVTVSITSQIPVGAGLGSSAAVAIATIGAVSRLFGLELTREEIGKLGHKVELLVQGASSGIDPTVSALGGFIHYENRKFERLPFMELPIVVGYTGSSGSTKELVAMVRRTYEEMPEVVEPLLVAMGRIVEKARGLLLSEVEERARFEELGRLMNINHGLLDALGVSTKKLSELVYAARTAGAVGAKITGAGGGGCMYALAPENQSEVATAIKIAGGVPMITKISREGLRIEEVKP, from the coding sequence ATGAGGGTCTTAGCTTCTGCACCGGCCAAGGTCATACTCTTCGGGGAACACAGCGTTGTTTACGGAAAGCCTGCAATAGCGGCCGCAATAGATCTCAGGACGTACGTCCGGGCCGGGTTCAACGAGAATGGTGCGATTAAAATCGAGGCAAGGGACATTAAGGTACCCGGCCTGACGGTTTCCTTTTCGGAGAACGAGATCTACTTCGAAAGCGATTACGGGAAAGCGGCGGAGGTTTTGAGCTACGTGCGGCAGGCGATCGAGCTCGTCAGGGAGGAAGCGGATAAAAGGAAGGGCGTAACCGTCTCGATAACGTCCCAGATTCCCGTTGGTGCAGGCCTCGGAAGCTCCGCAGCCGTTGCTATTGCCACCATTGGAGCCGTTTCAAGGCTCTTTGGCCTTGAGCTTACCCGCGAGGAAATAGGAAAGCTCGGGCATAAGGTTGAACTCCTCGTTCAGGGGGCATCGAGCGGCATAGACCCAACCGTATCCGCCCTTGGGGGCTTCATCCACTACGAAAACAGGAAGTTCGAACGCCTTCCCTTCATGGAGCTCCCGATAGTCGTCGGCTACACGGGCTCGAGCGGCTCAACCAAAGAGCTCGTCGCCATGGTGAGGAGAACCTACGAGGAGATGCCGGAAGTGGTGGAACCCCTTCTCGTCGCGATGGGGAGGATCGTTGAAAAGGCCCGCGGGTTACTGCTCTCCGAGGTGGAAGAAAGGGCCCGCTTTGAAGAACTCGGAAGGCTCATGAACATCAACCACGGCCTCCTCGATGCCCTCGGAGTTTCGACGAAGAAGCTGAGCGAGCTCGTTTATGCGGCGAGGACGGCAGGAGCGGTTGGGGCCAAGATAACGGGCGCAGGCGGAGGGGGCTGTATGTACGCTTTGGCCCCGGAAAATCAGAGCGAGGTGGCGACGGCAATAAAGATAGCCGGCGGGGTACCGATGATAACCAAAATCAGCAGGGAGGGGTTGAGGATAGAGGAGGTCAAACCCTGA
- a CDS encoding MBL fold metallo-hydrolase RNA specificity domain-containing protein yields MMVPIPSEERKSTCRKGKTASFWTFPIVGSPATLAILKAINDTSRGGNHFGIELPYYRLRVPQDEGGFVLESRRGDYPSRPIVLTEENESLREFLFYRPGQESGRVRKIVPSEVETLEGVDLAFEIHPFPVDHSIYGALAYVIEGDVSLAYTGDFRLHGKKGKETEAFIRAARNSSVLITEGTRVGREEHGNVSEEEVYENALRIVEESRGLVVADFSARNFERLESFKRIAEKSGRELVITAKDAYFLHALRLVDGVERLKGLRIYGDLKAKRDKWETVIVQGNYSDQYVSPAEIRSNPQNYLLCFSFYDMPNLLDVMPEGGDYIYSSSEAFGEEQEFSFLRLWNWLRYFGFEVHGFRVDRYGRPRFEKGLHASGHLSREELREVIEGIDPDFIVPVHTEKREWFRENWGERVLLPKNGEGVEF; encoded by the coding sequence ATGATGGTGCCGATACCATCGGAGGAACGAAAATCCACCTGCAGGAAGGGAAAAACGGCCTCTTTCTGGACTTTTCCGATCGTCGGCTCACCGGCTACCCTCGCCATCCTGAAGGCCATAAACGACACCTCCAGAGGGGGCAACCATTTCGGGATCGAGCTTCCCTACTACAGGCTCAGAGTGCCTCAGGACGAAGGGGGTTTCGTGCTGGAATCGAGGAGAGGGGACTATCCATCGAGGCCGATCGTCCTGACCGAGGAGAACGAGAGCCTGCGTGAGTTCCTCTTCTACAGGCCCGGACAGGAATCGGGGAGGGTGAGGAAAATAGTCCCCTCAGAGGTGGAGACCCTCGAAGGGGTGGATTTGGCCTTTGAGATCCATCCCTTCCCGGTGGATCACTCCATATACGGGGCGCTGGCTTACGTGATCGAAGGCGACGTCAGTCTGGCCTACACGGGTGACTTCAGGCTTCACGGGAAAAAGGGAAAAGAAACCGAGGCGTTCATCAGGGCCGCCAGAAACTCGAGCGTGCTGATAACCGAGGGCACGAGGGTCGGAAGGGAGGAGCACGGGAACGTTTCTGAGGAGGAGGTTTACGAAAACGCCCTCCGGATTGTTGAAGAAAGCAGGGGCCTCGTTGTGGCGGACTTTTCGGCGAGGAACTTCGAGAGGCTCGAGAGCTTCAAAAGGATCGCGGAGAAAAGCGGAAGGGAGCTGGTGATTACTGCAAAGGACGCCTACTTCCTCCACGCCCTCCGGCTTGTTGACGGCGTTGAGAGGCTGAAGGGATTGAGGATATACGGTGATCTAAAGGCCAAACGCGACAAGTGGGAGACTGTTATCGTTCAGGGGAATTATTCGGATCAATACGTCTCACCGGCGGAGATCAGAAGCAACCCGCAAAATTACCTGCTGTGCTTCTCCTTCTACGACATGCCGAACCTTCTGGATGTGATGCCTGAGGGCGGAGATTACATTTACTCCTCGAGCGAGGCCTTCGGGGAGGAGCAGGAGTTCAGCTTCCTCAGGCTCTGGAACTGGCTCAGGTACTTCGGTTTTGAGGTTCACGGCTTTAGAGTGGACAGATACGGAAGGCCGAGGTTCGAGAAGGGCCTCCACGCCTCGGGACACTTATCAAGGGAAGAACTGAGGGAAGTGATAGAGGGGATAGACCCCGACTTCATAGTTCCGGTCCACACGGAGAAGAGGGAGTGGTTCAGGGAGAACTGGGGTGAAAGGGTACTCCTCCCGAAAAACGGTGAAGGTGTTGAGTTTTAA
- a CDS encoding isopentenyl phosphate kinase, protein MILIKLGGSVVSDKNVPYSFNREVVEAIAEELRGFYPDESFILVHGGGSFGHPNAKEYRIREGLTGDPERKRIGFSKTHQAMLELNGLIVETFLKKGLPAYSVSSSSIFLVEEGGIVYGDVEVLRKLLERGFIPVLFGDSAVALEGGIDILSGDQIAGYLAKMFRPEKVIFLMDVDGIYDKNPKERDARLIEELSGGEIEHLLESPESAGIDVTGGIGNKLREALKIALYSEVYFINGGVRGNLSKAIRGEKVGTRLRL, encoded by the coding sequence ATGATACTGATAAAACTCGGCGGGAGCGTTGTAAGCGATAAGAACGTCCCCTATTCGTTTAACAGAGAGGTTGTGGAGGCCATAGCTGAAGAACTCAGAGGGTTTTACCCGGATGAAAGCTTTATCCTCGTCCACGGGGGCGGAAGCTTCGGCCATCCAAACGCAAAGGAATACCGTATCAGGGAAGGGCTTACAGGTGATCCAGAGAGAAAAAGGATAGGCTTCTCAAAGACCCATCAGGCGATGCTCGAACTAAACGGCCTGATAGTTGAGACCTTCCTTAAAAAAGGTCTGCCCGCTTATTCCGTCTCCTCCTCATCGATCTTCCTCGTTGAAGAAGGCGGGATCGTCTACGGCGATGTTGAGGTCCTTAGAAAGCTCCTCGAGAGGGGTTTCATCCCGGTTCTCTTCGGCGACAGTGCCGTGGCCCTCGAGGGGGGAATAGATATCCTCTCCGGGGACCAGATAGCCGGCTATCTGGCCAAGATGTTCAGGCCGGAAAAAGTGATCTTCTTGATGGACGTTGACGGAATCTATGACAAAAACCCGAAGGAAAGGGATGCCAGGCTTATAGAGGAGCTCAGCGGCGGGGAGATTGAGCACCTCCTCGAGAGTCCGGAATCCGCTGGAATAGACGTTACCGGAGGAATCGGGAACAAACTGAGAGAAGCCCTGAAGATAGCCCTCTATTCGGAGGTTTACTTCATAAACGGAGGGGTTAGGGGAAACCTCAGCAAGGCGATAAGGGGAGAAAAAGTCGGCACGCGGCTCAGGCTATAG